From the Temnothorax longispinosus isolate EJ_2023e chromosome 6, Tlon_JGU_v1, whole genome shotgun sequence genome, one window contains:
- the LOC139814494 gene encoding uncharacterized protein codes for MSQPCYDPQYKMWSTHIYRWLLFVGAISSGNLAGGFEPQDEAVFVNFHRRYNVSRVAILHDNGYLPPASIPDFSLPEVIDNRARNVPVAVTDETRNYPNALYHLPGRDALRVLTRKGPHDRYPGSDGSQIPQHHRRPTFPQGKHPQQTTTQPSPSPPPFSETPPLSLANSVSIEEMSCQNTGDELFFRASIKAPRNSAPPVIDNATGDVCRAIAVRDSYRISFERDQVWDCGVVDCSADGNQSYCLDLRFPVIPGLRVREDHRVTLRCKTQQRIAYHTRQISVKTLEAKARNVPGVLNGGAENALNVDVGLFRKTYGSRNIFDARIKSGGTVVLGEEILLRVLVNGDDSWRHSKIGQVTVHYVEERQRQKIVNSLWILDKDGCLNPDVHEICPREQYAVSPLENYLIFQAFMFEGMKETDEIFLTVKTTACLESVDCVLDCPGSHVRRARSVSDRNNTVEWQDDIVLRVILPKYESRASQNYYLPILISAIALLALIASLWIVRTSLRQRLAKSRIILNA; via the exons ATGTCTCAACCGTGTTATGATCCGCAATACAAAATGTGGTCGACCCAC ATATATCGGTGGCTGCTCTTCGTCGGCGCGATATCCTCGGGAAACCTCGCGGGCGGATTCGAGCCTCAGGATGAGGCGGTCTTCGTGAATTTCCATCGCCGATACAACGTCTCGAGGGTGGCGATACTCCACGACAACGGTTATTTACCACCAGCTTCGATTCCGGATTTCTCCCTGCCGGAAGTGATCGATAACAGAGCGCGGAACGTGCCGGTTGCGGTGACGGATGAGACCAGAAACTATCCGAACGCGCTGTATCATCTGCCCGGACGGGATGCCTTGCGAGTCCTCACGCGCAAGGGCCCGCACGACAGGTATCCGGGGAGCGACGGGTCGCAAATACCTCAGCATCATCGTCGACCCACTTTCCCGCAAGGCAAACACCCTCAACAGACTACAACGCAgccttctccttctcctcctcctttcaGTGAAACACCACCATTGTCCTTAGCGAATAGCGTTAGTATTGAGGAGATGTCCTGTCAGAACACGGGAGACGAATTGTTCTTCAG AGCATCCATCAAAGCGCCGAGAAACTCAGCCCCACCGGTGATAGACAACGCGACGGGCGATGTTTGTCGAGCGATAGCGGTCAGGGACTCTTATCGCATTAGTTTCGAAAGGGACCAGGTCTGGGATTGCGGGGTCGTCGATTGTTCCGCGGACGGTAACCAATCGTACTGCCTCGATCTGAGATTCCCCGTGATCCCCGGTCTACGAGTGAGGGAGGACCACAGGGTGACGTTGCGGTGTAAGACCCAGCAGAGGATCGCGTATCACACGAGGCAGATCAGCGTGAAAACTTTGGAAGC GAAAGCGAGGAACGTACCGGGCGTGCTGAACGGCGGCGCCGAGAATGCCCTGAATGTGGACGTGGGGCTCTTCAGGAAGACTTACGGCTCGAGAAACATTTTCGACGCGAGGATAAAATCCGGCGGCACGGTCGTTCTCGGCGAGGAGATTCTGCTGCGCGTGTTAGTCAACGGCGACGACA GCTGGCGACACTCGAAGATCGGCCAAGTGACGGTGCACTACGTGGAGGAGCGACAGCGGCAGAAAATCGTTAACAGTCTGTGGATCCTCGACAAAGACGGCTGCTTGAATCCGGACGTGCACGAGATTTGTCCTCGGGAGCAATACGCTGTGTCACCGTTGGAGAACTACCTGATTTTCCAGGCGTTCATGTTCGAAGGCATGAAAGAGACCGACGAGATTTTCCTCACCGTGAAGACTACGGCATGTCTGGAATCTGTGGATTGTGTTCTGGATTGTCCCGGCAGTCATGTCAGACGTGCCAGAAGTGTTTCAGATCGAAACAATACCGTCGAGTGGCAGGATGACATAGTCCTTCGAGTGATTCTTCCAAAATACGAGTCACGCGCCTcgcagaattattatttaccgaTTCTGATATCGGCGATCGCGTTACTCGCGCTAATCGCGTCGCTGTGGATCGTCAGAACCTCGCTTCGCCAGAGGCTAGCGAAATCCCGAATAATCTTAAAcgcttaa
- the Tmf gene encoding uncharacterized protein Tmf produces MSWFDATGFANLAKSALKGAQKTIDKALDIKEEEPKIQPRTDETSDFFASWGLQNEQEANKRDGNPQKLQQNSSSIWGSFTGSFFEPPKIVDGNGWKTVKHSKSLQSATSQDEQQRSMVSSTSAPEKLATKDAKSAIAKSESVHKEDERESSAISESVNTNLSVSKESDDKTASESCVLSEQSSLDNVVSISTDKTVTKSASLDLEQIYYAPTADNTDSDSTTSTDEKEEGQCDNEAASESNDINRTSSPTNVFHKVPNVSSESDKKSLESLEILGSQSDTDCTTTPESDLNSVTNSLSPSVVGIKVNSESVEILPDSLVTSPSSVEILGDWKSDSSPYLSPIEPKNLESLPVLDGDECTTPCIDCTGTLHPPSRDQFETSSSDISPYESPMEEVKTLNVSPYPYSVDSTPSPSALSSLDTNKSSSHAADSSKTSPESVEVIPDVDEPDESLAEDSYTSASEGTVMTVLEPLQQLDTVKNKMELTDMNVKMPIKMHDSYPDDRQTSAKVCTESKLNLSLDSLKEKHNLHLTLEPITTQPIRKLDHLEGVNEKPENVSTFSQLMSTTIEPPDLDSQIESMDETKMIESSNDQYLISTDSSREGTLIESSSEDNATLMCTSDSKVLETPLTTSSYVKTMLADAMVEKSEIIDMESHCAEVPRENSPISSESRSDLVKIGSDQASGHTSGDELETTTSSDIEIISSPNGDSSSTQSRQSPAKLQLSKGGDLLTKTLKTRGHSRELSEISIGSDETNMEIEKLLKRVQEMTEILEARESKLIDVSRINMELHEQNANLIKQLENFEKHAEQNQNINQITDEYTQRLSALERKFQQAIRERDQLRKNLDQLKLEAASRLSSQEMSNINAEKDEIIKELREEGEKLSKQQLQHSNIIKKLRIKEKETDATIKSQKEQIEEQNTELERLKRSLHAKEEVERSQIEAVHTLTAKTKKQEKEILTLQEKLDNAVNKMEAYKKSLDAAKVDLAETKKKLLTTEEELKEAVDNAAESCQLFAQVEDLKLKYRQAEEAHVKREEFFKHENNELLKRLEASEARSEELSESVSIATKPLLRQIEQLQANLQHKSNSFMKQEKVLSEKIIKLQSKIENLAEMDRLLREENINLKTKESHLESKLNLKEKERSKLQELYDTLKEENERLLKQNKEHQDAINTLEQTHFSQVQELKREINALENKLAVEKAATDAERRRNNAILEQQQNTDEESRFSPTLSIGQESVSSANSAWPGFSDSVFDNNSGRFPPIPYESIITGSSSTSIFENLQAQLKQRDGEIQQLQWELSRRNTERDTLNSELATLTLKVEELSASVAEAQALNESLNETQTRYDALLQMYGEKVEENQELRLDLEDVKEMYKMQIDQLLKRQN; encoded by the exons ATGAGCTGGTTTGATGCCACGGGATTTGCCAATCTGGCAAAGTCCGCTCTGAAGGGAGCGCAGAAGACCATAGACAAGGCCTTGGACATCAAGGAGGAGGAACCGAAGATTCAGCCGCGTACGGATGAGACTTCGGATTTTTTCGCGAGCTGGGGGCTGCAGAATGAACAGGAGGCCAACAAACGCGACGGCAATCCGCAGAAACTGCAGCAAAACTCGAGCAGTATTTGGGGTAGCTTTACAGGCTCGTTCTTCGAGCCACCAAAGATCGTAGACGGGAATGGATGGAAAACTGTCAAGCATTCCAAGTCCTTGCAAAGTGCCACCAGTCAGGATGAGCAGCAACGCAGCATGGTGTCTTCTACTTCCGCGCCCGAAAAATTGGCGACGAAGGACGCAAAATCCGCGATAGCAAAGAGTGAATCTGTACATAAGGAAGATGAGAGAGAGTCTAGTGCTATCAGTGAGTCTGTAAATACGAATCTTAGCGTGTCTAAAGAATCTGATGATAAAACTGCGTCAGAATCTTGTGTATTGTCAGAACAGTCGTCTTTGGACAATGTTGTTTCTATCAGTACCGATAAGACTGTAACTAAAAGTGCCAGTTTGGACTTGGAACAAATATACTATGCACCAACGGCGGATAATACCGACAGTGATTCCACGACGAGCACCGATGAAAAGGAAGAAGGACAATGCGACAACGAGGCAGCATCGGAAAGCAATGATATCAATCGTACATCGAGTCCCACTAATGTGTTCCATAAAGTACCTAATGTTTCCTCCGAGAGCGATAAGAAGAGTCTGGAGAGCTTGGAGATACTTGGTTCGCAATCCGACACCGATTGCACCACCACACCGGAGTCGGATCTCAATTCCGTTACTAATTCGTTAAGTCCCTCCGTCGTCGGTATCAAGGTGAATTCCGAATCGGTCGAGATCCTGCCGGACAGTCTCGTAACGTCGCCGAGCTCCGTGGAGATCCTGGGAGACTGGAAGAGCGACAGCAGCCCTTATCTATCTCCAATAGAGCCAAAGAATTTAGAGTCATTGCCTGTCCTGGACGGAGACGAATGCACCACTCCATGCATAGACTGCACCGGCACGTTACACCCACCGAGTAGAGATCAATTTGAAACTTCGTCATCCGACATTTCTCCATACGAATCTCCGATGGAGGAAGTAAAAACGTTGAACGTCAGTCCGTATCCTTACAGCGTTGATAGTACACCGTCACCGAGCGCGTTATCCAGCTTGGACACGAATAAAAGTTCGTCGCACGCGGCGGACAGCTCGAAAACTTCCCCCGAAAGCGTCGAGGTAATACCAGACGTGGACGAACCGGACGAGAGCTTGGCCGAGGATTCTTACACTTCGGCTTCCGAGGGCACGGTCATGACGGTGCTTGAGCCGTTGCAACAATTGGACACGGTTAAAAATAAGATGGAATTGACTGATATGAACGTGAAGATGCCTATAAAGATGCACGATTCGTATCCGGACGATAGGCAAACGTCGGCAAAAGTTTGCACGGAGAGCAAGTTAAACTTGAGTCTTGACTCGCTGAAGGAAAAACACAATTTGCATCTGACGCTCGAGCCAATTACCACACAACCGATTCGCAAATTGGACCATCTGGAAGGAGTAAATGAGAAACCGGAGAACGTTTCTACCTTTTCTCAATTAATGAGCACCACTATAGAGCCACCGGATCTAGATAGTCAAATCGAAAGCATGGATGAAACAAAGATGATCGAGAGTAGTAatgatcaatatttaatatctaccGATTCAAGCAGAGAAGGTACCTTGATAGAGAGCAGTTCGGAGGATAATGCGACGTTGATGTGCACGAGCGATTCCAAAGTCCTCGAGACACCTTTGACTACCAGTTCTTATGTGAAGACCATGCTGGCTGATGCTATGGtcgaaaaaagtgaaataattgatatgGAGAGCCATTGCGCGGAAGTACCGCGAGAAAATTCACCAATATCGTCAGAAag CCGTTCCGATCTGGTAAAAATCGGGTCTGATCAAGCCAGTGGACATACGAGCGGAGACGAATTAGAAACTACAACGTCGAGCGATATTGAGATAATATCTAG TCCTAACGGTGATTCGAGTTCGACCCAATCGCGACAGAGTCCGGCGAAATTACAGTTGAGCAAAGGCGGTGATTTGCTAACGAAAACTTTAAAGACCCGGGGCCATTCTCGAGAATTAAGCGAAATCAGCATTGGTTCGGACGAAACGAATATGGAGATTGAAAAGCTATTGAAACGCGTGCAGGAAATGACAGAGATTTTAGAAGCGAGAGAATCAAAGTTAATCGACGTGAGCAGGATAAATATGGAGTTACATGagcaaaatgcaaatttaataaa GCAGCTtgagaattttgaaaaacacgCGGagcaaaatcaaaatattaatcaaatcaCGGATGAATATACGCAGCGTCTGTCGGCACTGGAGAGGAAATTTCAGCAAGCGATAAGGGAGCGTGATCAACTGAGGAAAAATTTAGATCAATTAAAGTTAGAAGCAGCATCGCGTTTATCGTCGCAGGAGATGTCGAATATAAACGCTGAGAAGGACGAAATCATAAAGGAGCTTCGTGAAGAGGGCGAGAAACTCAGCAAACAACAACTTCAACACAGCAACATcataaaaaagctgcgcataaaagagaaagagactgATGCAACGATAAAGAGTCAAAA agagCAAATAGAGGAACAAAATACGGAATTGGAGAGATTAAAACGATCGCTGCACGCGAAGGAGGAGGTCGAGCGCAGTCAAATAGAAGCTGTTCATACGCTGACAGCGAAAACGAAGaagcaagagaaagagatactaacgttacaagaaaaattggaTAATGCAGTGAATAAGATGGAGGCCTATAAGAAGAGCTTGGATGCTGCAAAAGT gGACTTAGcagaaacgaagaaaaagcTGCTAACCACTGAAGAGGAATTAAAAGAAGCCGTGGATAATGCGGCTGAATCGTGCCAATTGTTTGCACAAGTGGAGgatttgaaattgaaataccGTCAAGCCGAGGAAGCTCACGTCAa aAGGGAAGAGTTTTTCAAGCATGAAAACAACGAATTACTTAAGCGATTAGAAGCTTCAGAAGCCAGAAGTGAAGAGTTATCCGAATCTGTCTCGATAGCAACAAAACCTCTGTTAAGGCAGATAGAACAACTGCAAGCAAACTTACAACATAAATCCAATAGCTTCATGAAACAGGAGAAGGTTTTATcggagaaaattattaaattgcagTCCAAAATCGAGAATTTAGCCGAGATGGATCGTCTTCTGAGAGAAGAGAATATTAATCTGAAAACCAAAGAATCGCATTTAGAATCGAAGCTCAActtaaaagagaaagaaaggtcGAAATTGCAGGAATTGTACGATacattaaaagaagaaaatgagagATTATTAAAGCAGAACAAAGA ACACCAAGATGCGATAAACACTCTCGAGCAGACACATTTCAGTCAAGTGCAGGaattaaaaagagagataaacgCGCTAGAGAATAAATTAGCCGTCGAAAAAGCAGCGACTGATgcagaaaggagaagaaataatgcaatattggAACAGCAGCAAAATACCGATGAGGAATCACGATTTAGCCCTACTCTCAGCATAGGACAAGAATCTGTTAGCAGTGCAAATAGTGCCTGGCCAGgg TTCAGCGATTCAGTATTTGATAATAACTCTGGCAGATTTCCTCCAATACCATACGAAAGTATTATAACGGGCTCGAGTAGTACGTCGATCTTCGAGAACTTGCAAGCGCAATTGAAACAGAGAGACG GTGAGATACAGCAACTTCAGTGGGAATTGTCTCGACGAAACACAGAGAGGGATACACTGAATTCGGAATTGGCGACGTTAACTTTGAAGGTCGAGGAATTGAGTGCCAGCGTCGCGGAAGCGCAGGCACTCAACGAGAGTCTTAACGAGACGCAAACCAGATACGACGCGTTGCTGCAAATGTATGGCGAAAAGGTCGAGGAGAATCAGGAACTGCGACTGGACCTCGAGGACGTTAAGGAGATGTACAAAATGCAAATTGATCAGCTTCTAAAGCGGCAGAATTAA